Genomic segment of Pangasianodon hypophthalmus isolate fPanHyp1 chromosome 22, fPanHyp1.pri, whole genome shotgun sequence:
ATCGGCCGCAGACAGACTctgctcatctctctctccatcaacAGCGTCTTtgctttcttctcctcttttgTCCAAGGATACAGCTCCTTCCTGTTTTGCCGCCTGCTCTCTGGTGTTGGGTAAATATATGGTGAACCAAAAGATCTGCTTGAAAGAACATTATCGACATTATTTGTTACGACAAAATAAAGGATAAAATTACTAATCCTGGgacctaatgttttttttttttttttttttttttacaacagatATAAGTATGTAAAGTTCAGAATTGTTTCTTTATCCTAATTTTTCCTTCTGTTTATAGGATTGGAGGGTCCATCCCTATAGTCTTCTCATACTACTCTGAGTTTTTGGCTCAGGAGAAGCGTGGTGAACATTTGAGCTGGCTCTGCATGTTCTGGATGATCGGGGGAATCTATGCTTCAGCCATGGCGTGGGCCATCATCCCCCACTATGGTAACAATCCATTCATTAAAATACCACCATTCCCAACTCTGATAACTATCAAACCCATTTAAATGCCATTATCCCCCAAAATCGGTAACTCTCAGAACCCTTTACATACAATCATACCGCACTACAACTATCAAACTCATTCAAATACCATCACACACCTACTATGATGATTATCAAAACCCTTCAAATAACATTATCGCCCACTACGATAACTATCAAACTCAATCAAATATCCTCATCCCCCACTATGTTAACTATCAAAATTGTTTAAATACCATCATCCCCCATTATGGTTTAACCTTTTAAATGCCATCGTCCTGCACTATGGTGACTATCAAAACCCTTTAAATACCATCATCCCCCAATATGGTGACTATAAAAACCCTTTAAATGCCATCATCCCCCACTATGTAGCAATTATGGTAACATGGTGGTACATGTACCATGACATAAAGGGCATAGAGGAGGTAGAATACATTAAAATCCATTTTGGATATACATTTAGACCTCAAGGACTCCTGGACTCCTACTGTACCTTTGAGGAGCCACTTGCATTGTACCTTGGAGTACAATTAATGCCCTTTTTATGTGCAGTAATAATCACATACTTTCTGTACAGTAACAATTCTGCTCCTACTATCACCATCACCCTTCAGTAGGGTAACAGTCCTTTCCTCACCCTCCAAATCCCACATCACATTATTACTGGCCACTACAGTAGCAGTCATTAGTAGCATTGTCGTAAAAGTAAACCCTTCTTGATATCTTCCACCAGGCTGGAGCTTCCAGATGGGCTCGGCCTATCAGTTCCACAGCTGGAGAGTGTTTGTTCTGGTGTGCGCTTTCCCCTCGGTGGCTGCCATCGCTGCTCTCAACACCATGCCAGAGAGTCCACGCTTCTTCCTGGAGGTCAGTGACTCAGCTCATTTTTATTCCAAAAATAACCCCACATTTATGTAAAGGCACTGGGTAGAACAGAGTAGAGCAGGTTTCTTCAAATCAGAATTATTTATAGGATTTGATTTTtgaggataaataaatatattctgaCACATTTGGCTTGCCAAGTGGCATAAAATgagccaaaataaataaataaataaataaaacaagcttTAAGTAGAAAGTCTCTTTGTATAATAGAATGGGAAGCATGATGAAGCCTGGATGATCCTGAAACAAGTTCATGACACCAACATGAGGGCCAAGGGCTACCCAGAGAGGGTCTTCTCTGTAAGTACCAGTGACTTGCTCAGAAAATTGCCTGAAATGAATGTTTGGGGAAATTTAATTGCTTTTGATATTAATTATGGATTCGTGCTAATGAGTTTCCATTTGTCTGTTACTACAGTGGTGGAGATCAAAGTGCCACACATTATGTACATTTGAATTGGTTATATATTAAATAGTCAAACTGCTGTTTGATGTGGAATTTTCTGCGTGTTGCCGTGGATACTGTTACTTTGTGGTTTTTGTGGGTGGCGGAGGCTCAGGGTGAGAGGTTTGTTAAGAAAAGATGCGCTTGAGGCAATGCTTTTCTTTAGTGTTAAGCACTTTTGAAAACCTGACCATAAAGGGTCATTCTGGTTAATAAAGTGTTGTAAACTGTTGTACCTCCAGGTGACCAACATTAAGACCGTGAAGCAGCTGGATGAATTGGTGGATATGGGAGATGACACCACAGCCTGGCACCAGCGCTGGAAGCTCAAGCTCATTAATCTGTTTCATCAGGTACAGCTGATAAATATGAGATATATATTACATAAGTACACATGGTGGTGTAAGTTTCAGTTACCACtccaaaattgattattttcttataacagcatgttcggAAGTGTTtgtagtcttagattatgtagagcgtccaccatacaagttgttgctatagaaacaataacgcattAGAATGAGTGCCTGTGACTTGTATCTGCACTATTGAGCtaatattaaagaaaattatataaCACCAtatattctgaccaatcagaatccagaattcaaagGAATTCACTagttgtgatgttttttttacaatcatATTTGCATTTATACATTGGCAGGTCTTtcatatagttacatttagttaGCTATTATAGATCTAGCACACCTAGCTAGTTATGTTCTGTCTTCAGGAAAATCATTGGTGTTTTTATATAACAGAATATCTGGATTGTTCTAATGTCATGTCATTGTGCTTGTGTAGGTTTGGAACAACTTCCTGACTGTCTTCAATCCAGAGTACCGCCGTGTCACCTACATGATGATGGCTGTCTGGTTCTCCATGTCGTTCAGGTAGAAAGTTTGAGACTCGACTGAAGAATGATCCATAAATGATTTGTCTGTATGTCCATTACAGGATGTTGAATGTTTCactgtttaacatgtttaacaaCAGTTTAAACTCCCTAATATTAAAAGTTTTAGCTATTGCTATTGCTTTtggtttgtattttgtttttgtatttaagcTAGCACAGCGTACTATGCTACAGCGTACTATGCTGAATCATTAGCGTTTATCAAGGTGTCTCGTTTATCAGTGCCCCGTTCTCCTTCTCAGCTACTACGGCCTGACCGTGTGGTTCCCTGACATGATCAAATACCTGCAAAAGCAGGAATACAACTCGCGCACTAAGGTCTTCATCAAGCAGAAAGTGGAGCACATGACCTTCAACTTCACCCTGGAGAACCAGATCCATCGTCAGGGAGAGTACTTCAACACCAAGTAAGTACTTCAAACTATCAGATACCAGACATGAACACTAGTCAGAGCTGGTTTAGATTTGCCTTGTatcatttcaaataatttcaTACCAAAGTGACTCGGCAGGGATTATGTTCACAAAATTGTTTCATTAGGCATTGAACATCGATTAATACATGTTTGAAAACTCCAAATAACTGAAGCTAGGCCCCGGAGATTTTCCCAGAGCACTGAGACATTCTTCTGGCTTTGTCGTAGGTTTTTGAATCTCAAGATGAAGTCCATGGTATTCGAAGACTCCCTGTTTGAAGAGTGTTACTTTGAGGACATCACCTCCACCAACACCTTCTTCAAGAACTGCACCTTCATCGCTACCCTCTTCTACAACACAGGTCAGAGTGAGGCCAATTTTTTTCCCAAGCACATCCATTTCTGCCCTCTACATCCCGCTCCGTATCCTACATCCCATTCACTCTGCTGTAATCACCTGGACAAATATCATACAGTGCACAATGTGACAGACGGAGAGAAGCAGACCTCGATCTCTGAGGTTTATAATCATTGAATAGAGGACGGCCAGCCGATGCATTTCTCCATCAGTCAGAATGACCTCATTCAGTAGAACCGTGTAATGCAGGGGAAAGGTTTCAGGTATCCTAGCAACACTGTCTGCTTTTCTGTCTGTTAAGGAATGCTAAATAGTGTTGCTGCTGCATTTTCTACTGAGAAAACATCTACTTTGATGGAAATTTGAAAGCGTTCTCATCATCAAAGAGCACCATTTTAATCATAGAgtcagaggtgccaacattgctaagaacaaaaaaaaatcctttaaaaaattCTCAGCGTATGTCAACACTGTGAGAAAAGCACCACTTCAGCTTCAGGTATATATGAATACTATTTCTAGATCTTTTGCTTTGGGctcgatttttttttatcttatcaTAAGTAAGATGCATGAGGCATCTGCTTAGTTTGCTTGTACCTAGATTAAGCTATGATGGAGGATATAAAAATGGCCGTTGCACGCAGCAGGGTGTATTTAtgagatttttagatttttagttTTGATTTTCGGATGATTTAGAAACTGCATTAATCAGCacctgtaataaaatgtattgcTTACCAGTGCATATAGTTAAATTGTCTGTCGGTATTAGCCTTTATTTTTGATAAAAACATCCTTCTTTCTGATTTaagaactgatttttttaatgtagctcATGTTTATTTGTAGAATATGTTCAGTTCTCATTAAAGAAATTACTGAATTATACAGAATAAGTTCATAATAATGCCAGTGTGGCCCAGATTTGTGCACTGATTTTAACATCCCAACATAACTCTGAACACTGGTGCatttatacactgatcagccataacattaaaaccagtaccaggtgacatgaataacattgattatctcattacaatggcattggtcaaggggtgggatatattaagcagcaagtgaacagccAGTTCTCGACgttgatgtgctggaagcaggaaaaatgggcaagtgtaaggatgtGTGCGACTTTAACAAgggtgatggctagacgactgggtcagagcatctccaagaTGGCAAGTCTTGTGGgctgttcccggtatgcagtggttagttcctaccaaaagtggtccaaggaaggacaaccggtgaaccggtgacagggtcatgggcgcctaaggctcactgatgcatgtggggcgTGAagactagcctgtctggtccgatctgACAGAAGAGCTACTGGGCATGCCGggggaggcagtgtgatgctctgggcaatgttctgctgcgtaaccttggatcctggcattcatgtgaatgttattttgacacataccacctatcTAAAccttgttgcagaccaagtacaccccttcatggcaatggtattatCTAATggtagtggcctctttcagcgggataatgctccctgccatgctgcaaaaattgttcaggaatggtttgaggaacatgaaaaagatttcaaggtgttgacttggcctccgaattccccagatctcagtccagtcgagcatctgtgggatgtgctggacaaacaagtccgagccatggaggctccacctcggaacttacaggacttaaaagatctgctgctaacgtcttggtgtcagatgccacagcacaccttcagaggtcttgtggccTCCATGCCTCGATGGTCAGAGCTATTTTGGCAGCATAAGgtggacctacacaatattagacaggtggttttaatgttatggctgattggtgtatgtatAAGATATACTCtatttagctgtttaggttattTCTCTAACCCAAGGTCACTATAGAAAGTTCAGATGACCAACAAAAAGCTTTGAAGCTCTGCTGGCTAATGGGCCATGAAAGCTCATCCTCACTGATATCAGCTTTCATTTATTGCCCTCGACAGATGTTTACTGGCAATTCATTGCTTGTCTAATACtgttcctttcttcttttcagaTTTGTTTAAATACAGGCTGATCAACAGCCGCCTCATCAACAGCACCTTCCTGCATAACAAAGAGGGCTGCCTGCTGGACTTCAGTGATGAGAACAACGCCTACATGATCTACTTTGTCAGTTTCCTGGGCACGCTGGCTGTCCTGCCTGGGAACATCGTGTCCGCTCTGCTCATGGACAAAATTGGACGCCTGAGGATGctgggtgagtgagagagtttcagaaatgtgttgttttagCAGAGTGTGGTGGATGTTAGCTAACTTTCTGCTCTCCTGCAGCCGGCTCCAGCGTGATCTCCTGCGTCAGCTGTTTCTTCCTGTCGTTTGGGAACAGCGAGTCGGCCATGATCGCCCTGCTCTGTCTGTTTGGGGGAATCAGCATTGCGTCATGGAATGCCCTGGATGTACTCACGGTAGAACTGTACCCATCTGATAAGAGGtaaatttgtttgttgtttggaTAACATGTATGGAAAATgtctgtattaaataaatttatttaaatcatgaTTAGTAATAGAAGGCTTCTAATGTAATAAGTGTGATTGGGTTTCTAATATGTTACAAGCTTTTAATTAAGGGTCTGTCACAATAAGTACTGGTTGTGCATGCTTCTCAGTGGGTTTGCTGCATAGCCACTGCAGTATTGCCTTCTCTTCACAGCTCGTTAGGGGAACGTCTGAAAATTCTCATTCAAAACATCTGAAATCCCAGCAGGCCTGGCACTGAGTAATAGACATTATTTGTGTGAAGAAGTGCAATGACTTACGGTGCCTGCTCCCTGTGTCACACAGCACCCCCTTGTGGCCAAACTGTTTATAAAgaatcatttataattatttgattCAAAGCTTTAGAAATAATCGATGTATTATAATACgttgttaaatgtgttttttttttaaattactaataaaataaCCTATGACCATCTCTACACCATAACCAGGTCACAAGGTCACCAGGTTTGcgtaaacaaaaacaacaacaacaaaaacaaaaacagctaaACAGTCAGTAAAACCAGTCTGATTATCAAAATCTCAATCTGACCCAAGCAtctctttaaaacaaacaaacaaacaaacaaacaaaaaaatgcagtttatcTTACTGACAAACTGCAAACCataacctcctctgtcctgagaaACTTCCTGTCTGAGAAAATGATTTCTAGCTATTCCTGAGAGGAACTTTAAGTCAGGTTCATCAGTGTTCAGCATCACCACTGATCTTAGCCAGATCGCTAAATTCAGCTAACCTGACAAGATGTTGACAAGTCACAAGTGTTCTTCACTCTTAATGCTAACCTGGCAGCtagcatgagctaacctgacaggattactgagaggattttttaaattaattttcataaatgttgataatcttcactgctaatttAAAGCCGTTAGCTAATATACACTATCCTGACAGGATTTAGAGGTTTATCTTAGACAGCTAGGTAACATGAACTGACAggattttgagtttttttttaagtcacaaATGTTCTTCACCGCTAATCTTAGCAAGCTAGCCAATATGTGCTAATCTGATAGGATGTCTGAGAGTGttttaagtcatatttacaaatattttttttaaataatatttttatatcatgtttTCCACAGAACTACGGCTTTCGGATTCCTGAACGCTCTGTGCAAGCTCGCCGCCGTGCTGGGGATCAGCATCTTCCAGTCCTTTGTGGGCATCACCAAAGCCGTGCCCATCCTGTTCGCCTCGGGGGCGCTGGCGGCCGGCAGCTTCTTGGCGCTGAAGCTCCCGGAGACGAGGGGGCAGGTGCTTCAATAGTGTGGCCTCCGTGCCAGCAGGCGGCAGCGTTGAATTAGGGAGAATCCCCCTGCAGTGTGATCCCGATCCCCCAATCTATCACACATTTTGTCAGATTTGGATTTTTAGATGGTATAAAATATCCCCTTCATTTTCTTCAACACAGTGATGGTTCTTATTAACACGTTAGATAGTTGGTGAGATGCCAGAAAACATCTTAATCCCGTCAGTCATCCAGTCATCAGACCAGTTTTATGTAAATGACCATGGATCAGATACATTTCCATTAAAAGTCACAGTTTATTTTACATATCAATATGTTCAAGTGGCACAGTCCTGACCCCTATAATCAGCGTCCTTACAGGGAGAACAgaggtcgtgtgtgtgtgtgtgtgtatgtgtgtgtgttgaacaaCTGCCATTTTAGACACATTCCAGTTTGTTTTGTAGTTTGAGCGTGTTAACTGGCCAGTGATGAGTTTGCCCTTTAATCTTCGTCCATGGCATTACAGTGAGGTGAGAGCGTGTCGTCAGTCAGTCAGTAGATCTTTTCTGCACGGACAGTGTTTGCTCTTAGTGTGGTtctggttgttgttgttggttgttgttgttttcttcgCTCACAGTGTCCTGAGAATTTTATTTTTCGAGCAACTGTTGAAACTGTacgaaaaaaaagattttaagatCATAGCTACAGAGAGAAATCTTTCAAAATTGGTTTAATTGAAAGCGTTGTGCATAGTGAAGGCATAATGAAGAGTGGACGTAAccgtatggaaaaaaaaaagtgctcccCATTCACATCTTCGGTCCATGACGAACTGACCTACTGTACATTCACGTAATTTGCATTTACGCTGTCTAACACAGCGGTTCAGTAGTTACGACCCATCATTCCTTCCTTATGTGTTTCTTAAACTTCACAATTTATCGTCTGCCAacaatgaaatgttttgttttgttttgtttttttttaaaaaaaaaagaaaaaaaaaagaaaaaattatgtTTCTTCTTCCATCGGCACAAAtctctttggggaaaaaaagactaaaaatgacagaaagcGTGAGGGGAAAAACCATATCAAGCACAAGATGGTTTGATAAGACTATCAAAACAAGGTTAAGGTTTATTTTGAAAACTGATGTAAATGCTGtattgaatataaatatacagtttaGTCTGTCTGTCCTGAACACACTAACAGCTCatattctatatataaatatataaatatataggaGAAAAAATTTCAGATTCTGAAATGAATTTTCAGTTTCCAGTGAAATAGTACCATAATGTCTTAGATAGGTTCTACTCTatgtctgtatatatacagtatcagTTTGCTAAGGTAATATTTTTAACTAGACATATTCAGACAGAACAAGTTAATAGAAATGCAATCTGCACATCACGGTCACATCAGCGACGCGTCTGTTCCTTTTCTGTTCTCACAACGAtggtgacgatgatgatgatgcagtacctgtaggtgtgtgtatgtgtgtgcgtgaatgTGCTTGCATGTGAAACGTCGAGTGTTCCAcagatttgtatttatttaattatttatttatatgagagtttgattttatagtattttttactTTGGATGTCTGTAGTGGCACACGCAGGGTGATGTTTTTATTGTCGTTGACGTCGTCAcaacaggataaaaaaaaatattagacgCTGAGACAGTTTAATGAAAATGCTGAACATTAaaatgagctaaaaaaaaaatctgggtaAGAGTGAAGAGCACACAAATAACAAACACGATTTTAACCcaggagatttttttctttttctttcaattaTAAACCTGATTGAGTTCCACCTAATAATCTACGAGTAATGACTGCCTTTCCACCGACTCTACAGATCgattagcaaaaaataaataaataaaatgcttccGTTTGCAGGTGACACTCTTCTTTACTGCCATTTTGTAGGATAGCAGCCATATTCTAGATGCACTCAGTAAGAGAAACACATAGTGTAAGAGTTAAGATGCTCTCCTTCATTTTGCCATTAAGCTCATAGTAGTTTTCCGAAGTAGTCCAGGACATCATCGCAAACGATTTGAAGCACAATCTGACATCTCCAGTCTACTGCTTCTGACCAGATCACATTTTAAATCACAGTTTATACAGAGAATACGAGGGAAAGCTCAATCTGCGCTCTCCTTATGCTTAGAATCATCTACtcggtgcaaaaaaaaaacaatgcacaaAAATTAAGAGGCTTTTTTAAGATGC
This window contains:
- the sv2a gene encoding synaptic vesicle glycoprotein 2A, which produces MDEGYRDRSAFIKGAKDIAKEVKRQAGKKVGRHVDRMADEYTKRSYTRFEEDDDDDDYPVQAQDGSYYRSNSRANDDDDAAHSDSTEGHDEDDEIYEGEYQGIPRQDSSAGKADGQAGGAARVQHRDLAQYEGERRKDQEELAQQYETILQECGHGRFQWTLYFVLGLALMADGVEIFVVGFVLPSAEKDMCLSEPNKGMLGLIVYLGMMVGAFVWGGLADRIGRRQTLLISLSINSVFAFFSSFVQGYSSFLFCRLLSGVGIGGSIPIVFSYYSEFLAQEKRGEHLSWLCMFWMIGGIYASAMAWAIIPHYGWSFQMGSAYQFHSWRVFVLVCAFPSVAAIAALNTMPESPRFFLENGKHDEAWMILKQVHDTNMRAKGYPERVFSVTNIKTVKQLDELVDMGDDTTAWHQRWKLKLINLFHQVWNNFLTVFNPEYRRVTYMMMAVWFSMSFSYYGLTVWFPDMIKYLQKQEYNSRTKVFIKQKVEHMTFNFTLENQIHRQGEYFNTKFLNLKMKSMVFEDSLFEECYFEDITSTNTFFKNCTFIATLFYNTDLFKYRLINSRLINSTFLHNKEGCLLDFSDENNAYMIYFVSFLGTLAVLPGNIVSALLMDKIGRLRMLAGSSVISCVSCFFLSFGNSESAMIALLCLFGGISIASWNALDVLTVELYPSDKRTTAFGFLNALCKLAAVLGISIFQSFVGITKAVPILFASGALAAGSFLALKLPETRGQVLQ